In Desulfomonilaceae bacterium, the genomic window ACATTCGCAAACCAGTCACTTCTTCGAAATTCTATACCCTCCGCTGCGCTAGCTCTCGCAACAATCCTGGCGTTCTCAAGAAACTCCTCATTGACATCAACAGCTAACACTTGGGCTCCACACGATCGCGCGCAATAGACAGCCAGCAGCCCCAAATGTCCCGTCCCCAAGTCCAGAACTCTTTGTCCATCTTGAGAATATTTGCGAATTCCCTTGCGTAAAAGAAGCGAGGTAGAATCAAAGATGTGATCGTGAACAAAACTTACCGCGTCAACCTGAAAGTGCACTCCTGCAAGCGCCAATCGAATCCAGCGTAGCCGTGGCAACCCATAAAAAGGCTTCAACATTGAAAGCCAAAGGTCAACTTCCGCCGTTCTCATCCTGTAGCCTCCGTTCTTGGAAAACCGAGCCATCTAGGATCAAAACAAAACGCTACCTATATCTAAATAGGGAGGCGGCTACCTGGCAATCTCAAAGAGCGTCATGTGTCGCGCTTCCTAGTTTCCCTCAGCGCTCATCCAACGCGCATACCGTTGACTTGAATCTACATATCTATCAACAAATGTTCTAAAGACTCAGCGCCAAGTTTTTGGGGCCTCGTCATGCAATTGGCCAGATCCAAACAAAATAGAGCGAGAATATTAATTCGTTTGGTTGATCTCCTTTGGTGGTCAGCCTAACTCTAGGGATAATCCAAGTCAATCGCTTTGTGGTGGCATGTAAACTTTTTTGCTTGACAATCTGATTGATTGGGGTATTTGGTAGGTAAGTGTTACTTACATAACGGAGAGTGCGTTGCTTAAAAATACTCAACTGTCTTCAACTGATATTCTTCTACGTTTCCAGGACTCCAACGAATGCCGAATTCCCCCTGGAGGAATCAAAATTATGCAAGCCCTGAGGCTTTTGCTTCAGCAGAAAAATTTCGATTCCATTACCACAGCGGAAATATCTAGAGTCTCGGGCGTAAATGAAGCGTTGATTTACAGATATTTCAAAGACAAAAGAGGCTTGCTTCACAAAATACTTGCAGAGTACTTTCGAGTTCATCTCGCTCAAATTCGGCTGGACGTTGGTGAGACCCAAGGAGCGATTAACAAGCTGAGAACTCTTATCAAAGGGACGATATCTTTTCACAAGAGAAACAGTGTCTTTTCAAGAATACTTCTTCTCGAGGTCAGGAATCACCCGACGTACTTTGAAAGCGAAGCCTATGACCTGGCAAAAAAATACTCCCGGTTAATTAATGAAATTGTCGAATTAGGGATAAAAGACCATGAAATACGACATGACATTCCATTGTCCTGCATGAGAGACATAATTATCGGCAGTATTGAAAGGGCATGCATGCGACCGGCCATATTCGATCGAGATTTCGACGAGGAACTCCTGGCTGGAAACCTCGCTGAAGCGGTAATTGGTGGCCTGCGTGTAGCAGTAGACTAACTCAAAGCCCAAATCATAGCATGGTGGAAATCGAACCCGTGAGTATCGACGGCTATACCTGCGCCCTTTGTCAGAAATTACTTTACCTGCTCAGTCACGGCGCCTTTCAGAGCAACTCTGAAATGAACTCCACTTTTAGGAATGAATCACGATGGCCCGAGAAATTGTTGACGAGTCGCAAGAACTAACCATTTTACGGGAGGCGGTTCACAGGGCCGCCAAGGAAAAAGTCGGTCCAATTGCCAGCTCCATCGATGAGCTTGGAGAATTTAACAGGGATGTTGAAAACTTATGCTGGGACCTGGGGCTTTTGACTCTAGCATTACCATCGGAATTCGGCGGGCTCGACAAAAATACAGGCACTGCGCTGTGTATTGCAGTGGAAGAGCTTGCCAGGTTCTGCGCATCTTCGGCTCTACTTCTTATCATTCAGGCTGTGGGATCATACCCTGTCGTTCACGGTCTATCTGGAGCGATCAGGGAACAAACTCTTGCCCGGATAGCGCAGGAACGTCAACTTGTCGGCTATCTGGTGACTGAGCCCGGCGGCGGTTCTGATGTGGCTGCCTTGAAGACGACCGCTGTAAAGGATGGTGATGAGTACGTGCTTAATGGAGCGAAATGCTTTGCTACAAATGGTGGAGTCGCTTCGATTTACTCGGTTTTGGCTAGGACATCCAAAGAAGGTGGACATGTGGGCCTGTCCTTTTTTCTGGTGGAACGGGAACGGCCTGGGCTCAAAGTGGGTAGGAAGGAGAACAAGCTCGGTCAGCGTGGATCGAACACAACAGAGGTTTTCCTTGATGATGTCAGGGTGCCCGCCTCGCATCTCCTTGGCGAGGAAGGGAAGGGATTTTTACTGGCCATGAAAGACTTTGACATGTCCAGGCCCGCTATTGGCGCCCAAGCGCTTGGAATCGCCGAGGGGGCATTCGAGGCAATGCTGAAGTATTCGATTGAGCGCAAAACTTTCGGGAAGTTTCTTGCGGAACATCAGATGATTCAGGCCATCATAGCCGACAGCGCCACATTGATCGAAGCAGGTAGAGGGCTCATTTACCGGGCCGCCGCCCTCTATGACGAGGGCCAACCTAATACGAAAATCGCCTCAATGGCGAAATGTTTCACGAGTGACGCGGCCATGAAAATAACCACTGACGCAGTCCAGGTATTGGGCGGATACGGGTACATGAAAGATTTTAATGTAGAACGCATGTTCAGAGACGCCAAATTAACCCAGATTTTTGAAGGCGCCAATCAGATCCAGAGGATCGTCATTGCGCGGGAGATGCTTAAAGAAGTCGGATTCACAATTTGAAGCTCCTTGCCAAAATCATAAATTCGCCTTGTTAGGGAGGTCCCAAAGTGTTCAAACTTGATGAAGAACAGAAAATGATTCTTGAAACGGTCCGCCGGATTGCCGCCAAAGAGGTTGCCCCTAGAGCCGCCGAACTTGATGAGACAGCGGGTTTTCCTCAGCACGCCATTGATGTATTCGCTGAAAACGGTCTACTGACCCCCTTGCTCCCGGCGGAGTATGGTGGCGTTGAGATAAGTTTATTGCTTTTTTCCATGGTATTAGAGGAGATCGCCAAGGTTTGCGCTTCTTCTGCGTTAGTGCTGATTGCTCAAGCCGATGGTATGCTACCGATCCTCCACGGCGCCACAGGCGATCTCAAGCGCAGATTCCTGGAAAGACTCTCTGGCGATTCCAAGCAATTGACTGCGATTGCAGCGACCGAACCATCCGCTGGTTCCGATATCTTATCCATGAGGACAAAGGCTGTGCGCAAGGGCGACAAGTACGTTGTCAATGGGCAGAAGTGCTTTATTACAAATGGTTCAGTCGCGGATTTCTTTGTGCTCTTCGCCTATACCGATCCATCAAAGGGAGCCCGAGGCATCAGCGCATTTGTTGTAGAAAAAAGTTTTCCCGGTCTAGTTTACGGGAAAAATGAGAACAAAATGGGAATGAGGGGATCGATAAACTCAGAGTTATATTTCGAGGATATGGAGATTCCGGCGGAAAACCTTGTTGGGGCTGAAGGGCAGGGGTTCGCTAATCTTATGAAAACACTCTCCATGAGCAGGCTTTTTTGCGCATCCCAAGCAGTAGGTATAGCGGATGGAGCCCTTACTCAAGCGATACAATACGCCCGAGAACGAGTGCAATTCTCCAAGCCCATAGGGGCTTTAAGCCCAATTCAGTTCATGATAGCGGACATGGCAGCCGGTGTAGAATCCGCCCGACTTTTGACTCGTGAAGCGGCTAGTCTGTTTGATGAGCGAGAAGAAAAAAAGGCAGGCGTTTTCGCCGCCATGGCCAAATGCACGGCGTCTGACACAGCAATGCGAGTCACTACAGACGCAGTTCAAATCATGGGGGGATACGGATACATGAAAGACTATCCTGTTGAAAGAATGATGAGGGACGCCAAACTTACCCAAATCTACACAGGAACCAACCAGATAATGAGGCTTGTCGCAGGAAGATCGATATTGGAGATCCAGTAGAGCGGAATTTATGACTTGATGTTTACCATGTTCGATAGCTTGGGCATCATCGCAAATCCTTTATCTGGATTGCGCCGATCAGTCCAAAGATGAGGTTGTTATGCCAGTAGATCCTCCTGAGAAATCGCTTTTTCTCGCTCCATGTTCTGTCGTTTTTATTGGGGTTTCACGTAAGACTGGCCCGGGATCCCTCAATCCCGTAGACAACCTTAGATCGTGGGGGTACAAGGGAGAAATCCATGTTGTCCATCCTCACGCGCCCCACGTCGGAGGCGTGCGCACAGTACCGAACGTATCCTCATTGAAAAGTCCCGTAGACCTCGGTATCATCGCCGCGCCCAGGGAGACAATTCCGGGAATCGTCAGAGACTGCGCCGAAAAAGGCATCAAGGCCCTCATCGTAACGAACCAGGGTTTTGCAGAAGCTGATTCCAGGGGAGGCGAACTTCAGCGACAAATGCTGGACGCCGCCCGCTCAGGGGGAACCAGAATCCTGGGACCAAATACTCTTGGTGTCTCCAATTCGTTTGATCGGTTCACTTCTTCGTTCATGCCATTGGACCGGCAAGAAATCCCAATTGGTGTAGCATGCCAGTCGGGAGTTTTTTTTGTTGGCTCATCCCAGCTCACCGGAGGAATGGGAATGGGCGTCGACGTCGGCAATGCCTGCGATCTTGGTCTTGTAGACGCTATTGAATGGCTTGGGTTTGAACGGCGGATTAAGGCTCTCGCAATACACGCCGAGGGAATATCCGGGGGCAAACGTTTTCTGGAAATCACCAGACAGGTTTCTCTACGAATCCCCGTAATTGCGATAAAAACCGGTCGGTCTCCATTAGGAGCCTTGACGGCTGCCACCCACAGCGGTTCGATGGCCGGACACGACCGCATAGCCGGAGCCGTCATGACCAAGGCAGGCGTAATACGCGTGGAAGAAACTCAGGACATGAAGGATCTCGTAGGCGCCTTTCTGCGCTTACCGCCTATGAGGGGGCGCAAAGTGGCCGTGATCACTCTTACCGGGGCAGGTGGGATAATACTATTGGACGCCATGCACATTTCTGGACTGACGCCGGCGAACTTGGGCCAGGATTCCCTGAAAAACGTGCAAGAGCTATCCCCACCATGGATGCCCATCGGCAATCCCATGGATATCTGGCCGGCCCTGATGAAGAACGGAATGCGGAAAGTCTTCGGGATTGCCCTCAGAGGCGCTTTAAATGATCCGAACGTGGACGCGATTATTTGCCTGGCTTTGGGATTGGATAGCGAGAATCAACCATATTTCAGCGCTGTGGAAGAGATACAGAGTTTGTCGCTGGACTCGCAAAAACCGATCATTGTGTGGGTCTACGGGCCACGAGCCGAAGAGGCCCGAGCCCAACTAAATCAAAAAGGTCGGGCAATGACAGTTCCCACCCTGGAAAGAGGAGTTAAAATTCTTGCCAGGATGGCCGAATACGAGACATGGCGTCAAAATAACATGCAATAGGGGGCAATTCGGGTTCTCCAGTCGGCGCCGCCCATCTTGGCCCCAGGTATACCAAGGCTAGGCCATTGTGATATTGGCCTTGTGCAGACTTTTGCCCTCCAGACTCCAAAAACAAATTCTGAAAGACTCTTCCGATAAATACCTGTTGCATATAATCGAGCTGAAGTAGTTTTATAATCTTTGCTTCTTCAGGTCTTAGCTCCAGAGGCCCATACAGGTTTACTTTGTTTAACGCCCTTGATTTGTAGAGTTTCACAATGATTGTCGATAGTCACTGTCATATTTTCACAGAGCGCATTGTCAGCAATACGACCCAAAAAGCCGCGATGCTAAAGGAATTGAAGCTCAATACCTGTGGAGCCGTGGAAAGATTGAGGCCTGAGTTGCTGCAAGAGTCTCTGGAGAGAAACGGAATTGAGAAGTGCTGGCTACTGCCGACGGCGGCGCCGGAAAAGGTTGTAGCCGAAAATGACAAGTTCATCAAAATAACCTCAAAGTTCTCGCGTTTGTTTACTCTTGCGACTCTGCACCCGATCATGCCGGGTCTTGTCAATGAGATTCACCGCATGTTCGATTCCGGAATTACAGGATTCAAATTTTCCAGTTTTTCTCAACGTTTTGATCTATTGTCTCCGGAATCGGGCGAAATGCTGACTGAGATTTCACGAATCGGAAATTCCCGGAACATTAGGCCTATAGTTGTGTTCGACACTTTTATGCGAGCCGATATTTATTTTGGAGCGAAATTCGAGCATCTTGCCAGGCCTTCAAAATTGTATCTGATTGCCCGAAGGTATCAGGGAATTGATTTCGTCTGCGCTCACATGGGAGGCTTGCTTGGTGATTTCGATGAAATTAGAGATGTGTTGCGCCCCCTTGATAATCTCTATCTGGATACGTCAAACGCGGCCCACACGCTTTCGGAAGAGGAATTTGTGGAGTTGTTGAAGATTCATGGGGCTTCCCATGTACTATTCGGGACCGATTGGCCCTGGTTCCTGCATGAGGAAGAACTGGCCAACATCGTGTCGTTGATGGCGAAGGCGGGCTTTAGCGCCGTCGAGCAGGCCAAAGTTCTGGGCGAAAACGCCAGGGAGCTTTTTGGCTTGTGAAAAGCGTACTGAATAACTGACTTAATGGCAGGAGGAAAAGTTGGAATACACCGTAGGTCTTGGCAGGGGATGGAAGCGGGACGAGCATGGGCTGGCGGGAAAAGGTAGCATATCTATGGACGGAGACACGGTAAATTTGTCCGGCAAACAGCAGACGGCGCTATTGTTTAAGGTCCTCCTGTGGTCGCTCACTGCGATGATGGTGGCCAATATCTCGGTAGTAGTATACGCCAACCTTTTTTCAGTCGGAGAACACCAGCGTTCAGGACTGATAGCAATGCTTATTGTGGGACTGGGATTAACTGTCACAGTAGCTACGCTACTTACAAGATATTTTGGTTCGTCTCCCTATTCCTTAAAATTTAAAAGAAACAATGTTCTCTCAGTTACACGGGCTGGGAATTTTATTACAATCAAGGCGTCGACTCAGGGGAATTCAATCACTTTCAAAGCTTTCTCGGAGCAGGATGCGCAGGATATCGAAAACGAAATAAAGAACATTACAAAAATATGCTGAACATCGCTCTCCGATTTGTGAGAAAACGCCTTGATTGAATTCTATTGCAGAGCGATAGCCTGTTCAGGGCAGATTTCTTGACAACAAAAGCAGGTTATACATTTGTCTGGATCCACCTCTGGAACCGCATCGCCCATAGACAGGGCCGAGACAGGACATTGATCAACACACGTCCCGCAGCCTGAGCATAAATCCGGGTCAGCCTTGGGTCTCACAGTTGTTCTGCTGTTCATCATAGCCTGTATCGCTTCGTTCTTGAAAATTGCTTCTCCTCCAAGGGGCGGAAGCTTGAAATCGGGTATCAGTCTGAGTTCTCCAATTACCTCAATATTTTTTAGATCATAGTCTCCAAGACCGAGATCTTTGGCCTTTTGAAGAAAGAGTAGGCGACCCGGATCACATCCCATCATTGTGGATATTACAGCGTCAAGAGCGACTGCGTTGTCAGAAGCCAGTACCAGGCCGATATCTCTGAGATCCGTACATGCCGGACCATTCCCTTCCATGCCCACCACTGCGTCAACGATGAAGAAATCAGGAGGCCGGAGCCGAAAAACGTCTACGATCAGTTCATGGAATCGTTGAGGATTACCTGCCGCCTTGTGCAACATGGCTTTCTGGGCTCCAGGTAGATAACCGTAACTGTTTTTTATCGCTCCAGTCATTACTGTCAGCCCGTGAGTCTTGAATTTGGGCAGACTT contains:
- a CDS encoding class I SAM-dependent methyltransferase, whose product is MRTAEVDLWLSMLKPFYGLPRLRWIRLALAGVHFQVDAVSFVHDHIFDSTSLLLRKGIRKYSQDGQRVLDLGTGHLGLLAVYCARSCGAQVLAVDVNEEFLENARIVARASAAEGIEFRRSDWFANVDGQFDLMFGNVPYVPADVGFDGAHSHDHPEIWNGGTDGLDSARVILKNAANFLSSNGKLLLGIDAYYVPRLLTIQLINDSTGLELKEIMRSWISKSEVYVIGHKPLVQNGLC
- a CDS encoding TetR/AcrR family transcriptional regulator, whose amino-acid sequence is MLKNTQLSSTDILLRFQDSNECRIPPGGIKIMQALRLLLQQKNFDSITTAEISRVSGVNEALIYRYFKDKRGLLHKILAEYFRVHLAQIRLDVGETQGAINKLRTLIKGTISFHKRNSVFSRILLLEVRNHPTYFESEAYDLAKKYSRLINEIVELGIKDHEIRHDIPLSCMRDIIIGSIERACMRPAIFDRDFDEELLAGNLAEAVIGGLRVAVD
- a CDS encoding acyl-CoA dehydrogenase family protein, whose amino-acid sequence is MAREIVDESQELTILREAVHRAAKEKVGPIASSIDELGEFNRDVENLCWDLGLLTLALPSEFGGLDKNTGTALCIAVEELARFCASSALLLIIQAVGSYPVVHGLSGAIREQTLARIAQERQLVGYLVTEPGGGSDVAALKTTAVKDGDEYVLNGAKCFATNGGVASIYSVLARTSKEGGHVGLSFFLVERERPGLKVGRKENKLGQRGSNTTEVFLDDVRVPASHLLGEEGKGFLLAMKDFDMSRPAIGAQALGIAEGAFEAMLKYSIERKTFGKFLAEHQMIQAIIADSATLIEAGRGLIYRAAALYDEGQPNTKIASMAKCFTSDAAMKITTDAVQVLGGYGYMKDFNVERMFRDAKLTQIFEGANQIQRIVIAREMLKEVGFTI
- a CDS encoding acyl-CoA dehydrogenase family protein, translated to MFKLDEEQKMILETVRRIAAKEVAPRAAELDETAGFPQHAIDVFAENGLLTPLLPAEYGGVEISLLLFSMVLEEIAKVCASSALVLIAQADGMLPILHGATGDLKRRFLERLSGDSKQLTAIAATEPSAGSDILSMRTKAVRKGDKYVVNGQKCFITNGSVADFFVLFAYTDPSKGARGISAFVVEKSFPGLVYGKNENKMGMRGSINSELYFEDMEIPAENLVGAEGQGFANLMKTLSMSRLFCASQAVGIADGALTQAIQYARERVQFSKPIGALSPIQFMIADMAAGVESARLLTREAASLFDEREEKKAGVFAAMAKCTASDTAMRVTTDAVQIMGGYGYMKDYPVERMMRDAKLTQIYTGTNQIMRLVAGRSILEIQ
- a CDS encoding CoA-binding protein, yielding MPVDPPEKSLFLAPCSVVFIGVSRKTGPGSLNPVDNLRSWGYKGEIHVVHPHAPHVGGVRTVPNVSSLKSPVDLGIIAAPRETIPGIVRDCAEKGIKALIVTNQGFAEADSRGGELQRQMLDAARSGGTRILGPNTLGVSNSFDRFTSSFMPLDRQEIPIGVACQSGVFFVGSSQLTGGMGMGVDVGNACDLGLVDAIEWLGFERRIKALAIHAEGISGGKRFLEITRQVSLRIPVIAIKTGRSPLGALTAATHSGSMAGHDRIAGAVMTKAGVIRVEETQDMKDLVGAFLRLPPMRGRKVAVITLTGAGGIILLDAMHISGLTPANLGQDSLKNVQELSPPWMPIGNPMDIWPALMKNGMRKVFGIALRGALNDPNVDAIICLALGLDSENQPYFSAVEEIQSLSLDSQKPIIVWVYGPRAEEARAQLNQKGRAMTVPTLERGVKILARMAEYETWRQNNMQ
- a CDS encoding amidohydrolase family protein, with protein sequence MIVDSHCHIFTERIVSNTTQKAAMLKELKLNTCGAVERLRPELLQESLERNGIEKCWLLPTAAPEKVVAENDKFIKITSKFSRLFTLATLHPIMPGLVNEIHRMFDSGITGFKFSSFSQRFDLLSPESGEMLTEISRIGNSRNIRPIVVFDTFMRADIYFGAKFEHLARPSKLYLIARRYQGIDFVCAHMGGLLGDFDEIRDVLRPLDNLYLDTSNAAHTLSEEEFVELLKIHGASHVLFGTDWPWFLHEEELANIVSLMAKAGFSAVEQAKVLGENARELFGL
- a CDS encoding DUF362 domain-containing protein; the encoded protein is MSRVMIEPASYQNVRRAVDKAFELFSINVSGKKVLVKPNVLRSSEATEGIVTNPAVLRAVVDKLETLNPASIVVGDNPGLVSYGANEESFEKAGLMEAAKGHYQNIGNDSVKMDFNPEFMSSVSVSRAVMEADIIISLPKFKTHGLTVMTGAIKNSYGYLPGAQKAMLHKAAGNPQRFHELIVDVFRLRPPDFFIVDAVVGMEGNGPACTDLRDIGLVLASDNAVALDAVISTMMGCDPGRLLFLQKAKDLGLGDYDLKNIEVIGELRLIPDFKLPPLGGEAIFKNEAIQAMMNSRTTVRPKADPDLCSGCGTCVDQCPVSALSMGDAVPEVDPDKCITCFCCQEICPEQAIALQ